Proteins from a genomic interval of Nautilia sp. PV-1:
- a CDS encoding alpha/beta hydrolase: protein MKIIIGLAALAFFIYIGAALYLYLTQDSKIFNRKWAKPYEPAVAEKIYFITSDGIKLEGAYTKNGEKLPLVLYFSGNANNVIEFLDKIAPKIKNYNFIGFNYPGYAGSEGKPCEKCILKYALEIYDKYKPQVVIGRSLGTAVASYVAYKRPVKKLVLITPFDSILNIAKNKYPLLPVEVLVKYKFNEYLWVKELNIPVSVLLVKDDDIIPEENINNLLTHIKHLDKKITVSGVKHGNVYEYENITEVLKQLLD, encoded by the coding sequence ATGAAAATAATAATCGGTTTGGCGGCTTTAGCCTTTTTTATATATATCGGTGCTGCTTTATATTTATATTTAACACAGGACAGTAAAATTTTTAACCGTAAATGGGCAAAACCGTATGAACCCGCCGTTGCCGAAAAAATATATTTTATCACTAGTGACGGGATAAAGCTGGAAGGAGCATATACTAAAAACGGCGAAAAATTGCCTCTTGTTCTGTATTTCAGCGGTAACGCAAATAATGTTATAGAGTTTTTGGATAAGATCGCGCCTAAAATTAAAAATTATAATTTTATAGGGTTTAATTATCCCGGATATGCCGGAAGCGAGGGTAAACCGTGTGAAAAATGTATACTTAAATACGCTTTGGAAATATATGATAAATATAAACCTCAAGTAGTAATAGGCAGGAGTCTCGGAACGGCCGTAGCTTCATACGTCGCATATAAAAGGCCTGTGAAAAAACTAGTTTTGATTACCCCTTTTGATTCTATATTGAATATTGCAAAAAACAAATACCCTTTATTGCCCGTGGAAGTGCTTGTAAAATATAAATTTAACGAGTATTTATGGGTTAAAGAATTAAATATACCTGTAAGCGTTCTGCTAGTCAAAGACGATGATATTATTCCTGAAGAAAATATAAATAATTTATTAACGCATATAAAACATCTTGATAAGAAAATAACTGTTTCAGGTGTAAAACACGGAAATGTATATGAATATGAGAATATTACAGAAGTTTTAAAACAGCTTTTGGATTAA
- a CDS encoding GGDEF domain-containing protein has protein sequence MNDINYLKYFKYNVTKISLFLAIVITFTFFVLRTIDFIPENVLATLNTTGLLLFLISMYICLLKCKEKLKLIQLITYFVLVTFISAQTVLSTRDIFIPIWLDFTLMTAYIVTNKRIAVYISVYSLLTLLLIRITGHYNIDLYSYVTLIMSIIAFSILGFLVAVQLERYNKENIEQSKKLERLALVDELTDTFNRRAFFKIGHKLLKQAVREGKVISIIMMDIDHFKKVNDTYGHKTGDIVLKEFVNAIKQIIRENDFLARIGGEEFVLLLYDVNLKETDTLINKILNRIRTLQIPLENGKNLQITASMGVYTFKPEEKSEIQQALINADKALYVAKKTGRNRVVYY, from the coding sequence ATGAACGATATAAATTATTTAAAATATTTTAAATATAACGTTACTAAGATAAGTCTTTTTCTGGCTATTGTTATTACATTTACTTTTTTTGTATTAAGAACGATAGACTTTATTCCGGAAAACGTATTAGCCACACTAAATACTACAGGTTTATTGCTGTTTTTAATCTCTATGTATATATGTCTTTTAAAGTGCAAAGAAAAACTTAAATTAATTCAGCTGATAACATATTTCGTATTAGTTACTTTTATTAGCGCACAGACCGTTTTATCCACAAGAGATATATTTATACCTATATGGCTGGATTTTACGTTAATGACGGCTTATATCGTTACAAATAAAAGAATAGCGGTATATATTTCTGTATATTCTCTCCTTACCCTGCTTTTAATAAGAATTACCGGCCATTACAATATAGATTTATATTCATACGTTACGTTAATAATGAGTATAATCGCATTTTCTATTTTAGGTTTTTTGGTAGCCGTTCAACTCGAAAGATATAATAAAGAGAATATCGAACAAAGTAAAAAACTTGAACGTCTCGCCCTTGTTGACGAGTTAACGGATACTTTTAACAGGCGCGCATTTTTTAAAATAGGCCACAAACTGTTAAAACAGGCTGTAAGGGAAGGAAAAGTTATAAGTATTATCATGATGGATATAGACCACTTTAAAAAAGTAAATGACACATACGGCCACAAAACGGGAGATATAGTTTTAAAAGAGTTTGTAAATGCAATAAAACAGATAATCAGGGAAAATGACTTTCTTGCAAGAATAGGCGGTGAAGAATTCGTTTTACTTCTGTATGATGTTAACCTTAAAGAGACAGATACATTAATCAATAAAATATTAAACAGAATCAGAACACTGCAGATTCCTCTTGAAAACGGAAAAAATTTACAGATAACGGCAAGTATGGGAGTTTATACATTCAAACCCGAAGAAAAATCTGAAATTCAACAGGCTCTTATTAATGCAGACAAAGCGTTATACGTAGCGAAAAAAACCGGAAGAAACCGTGTAGTTTATTATTAA
- a CDS encoding LysE family translocator, giving the protein MDLHNYLGYLIVSVLTITSPGAAILLAINNSMKYDLRAVVFSSFGNILGLFILSLIAMFGVGILIKTSDTFFWILKIVGAVYLIYLGIKHMMSGHKEFHLSKSCEHLRNYSPKKVFVKGFLVAATNPKPILFFTAIFPLFLSQNHSVVLQFFIMTFTFMAISFISLMSYGLISKHAKAWFFDDKSLELFYKISGAIFVLMGIGMLFIKK; this is encoded by the coding sequence ATGGATTTGCATAATTACCTGGGGTATTTAATCGTTTCGGTTTTAACTATTACGAGTCCAGGAGCGGCTATTTTGCTTGCCATTAATAATTCAATGAAATATGATTTAAGAGCAGTTGTTTTTTCAAGTTTTGGAAATATTTTAGGGCTTTTTATATTGTCACTTATTGCAATGTTTGGTGTCGGAATACTTATCAAAACATCCGATACTTTTTTCTGGATTTTAAAAATTGTAGGAGCGGTATATCTTATTTATCTCGGAATTAAACATATGATGAGTGGACATAAAGAATTTCACTTAAGTAAAAGCTGCGAACATTTAAGAAATTACAGTCCTAAAAAAGTTTTTGTTAAAGGATTCCTTGTAGCCGCTACAAATCCGAAACCTATACTTTTCTTTACGGCGATTTTTCCGCTTTTTTTATCTCAGAACCATTCCGTTGTTTTGCAGTTTTTTATAATGACGTTTACTTTTATGGCTATATCTTTTATTTCTCTTATGAGTTATGGTCTTATTTCTAAACATGCAAAAGCCTGGTTTTTCGATGATAAAAGTTTGGAGCTGTTTTATAAAATATCCGGGGCGATATTTGTTTTAATGGGAATCGGTATGCTGTTTATAAAAAAATAA
- a CDS encoding LysE family translocator: MFWFIPLVIFLSAAIFSPGPNNVIAMSVGFNYGFKKVIPHLLAVVVGFSIMLFVVGIGIKEIILKYHNAFEIMKYLCSLYLLYLAYKIATSKAEFNSTEVNPITFKESLMFQVINPKSWIAALSVITIYLPKENFMTALFVTILISDVLIIMAISAWAVLGKSFNKLFNNEKTARIFNYSMAMLLVISVLMILFAE; the protein is encoded by the coding sequence ATGTTTTGGTTTATTCCTCTTGTAATATTTTTATCAGCAGCTATTTTTTCTCCGGGACCTAATAATGTTATAGCAATGAGTGTAGGGTTTAATTACGGTTTTAAAAAGGTGATTCCTCATCTTTTAGCGGTCGTCGTAGGATTTTCAATTATGCTTTTTGTTGTCGGTATAGGTATAAAAGAGATTATTTTAAAATATCATAACGCGTTTGAAATAATGAAATATCTTTGCAGCTTATATCTTTTGTATTTAGCTTATAAAATAGCTACCTCTAAAGCTGAATTTAATTCAACAGAGGTTAACCCAATTACTTTTAAAGAATCCCTGATGTTTCAAGTAATTAATCCTAAATCATGGATAGCGGCATTATCAGTTATTACTATTTATCTGCCTAAAGAAAACTTTATGACTGCATTATTTGTTACGATATTAATTTCCGATGTTTTAATAATAATGGCAATTTCTGCATGGGCTGTACTTGGTAAAAGTTTTAATAAATTATTCAATAATGAAAAAACTGCAAGGATTTTCAATTATTCTATGGCGATGCTTCTTGTGATTTCAGTATTGATGATATTGTTTGCTGAGTAG
- the pckA gene encoding phosphoenolpyruvate carboxykinase (ATP): MITELDKIGIKANKIIHNPSYEKIIEDTLKKGEVELTASGATAVDTGEFTGRSPKDKYFVKQAPSDQYIAWGSINQPISLDTFKKLEAFTKDELSKKDELYVVDVFVGASKESRRGIRFVTPIAWQAHFVMNMFILPSEEEKANFKPDFTFLVAGKARYPEWKEEGLNSDIFVAFNIEENLAVMSGTLYGGELKKGIFTMMNYWLPLEGKLSMHCSANVGEKGDVALFFGLSGTGKTTLSTDPKRKLIGDDEHGWDDKGVFNFEGGCYAKVINLDKDSEPEIYGAIRKGALLENVVINENGEVDYTDGSKTENTRVSYPIEHIENHECTLQGGHPKNIIFLSADAFGVLPPVSKLTKEQAMYYFLSGYTAKVAGTERGITEPVATFSACFGEPFLPLHPTAYAKLLGEKIDKHEVNVYLVNTGWTGGPYGIGHRMSIKDTRACINAILDGSINDAEFEVLPVFDLQIPKELPGVNTKVLNPRNTWENKDEYDAQLKKLASMFVENFKRYEDVPEGKEFEKAGPKI; this comes from the coding sequence ATGATAACCGAATTAGATAAGATTGGTATTAAAGCAAATAAAATAATACACAATCCAAGCTATGAAAAAATTATTGAAGACACACTTAAAAAAGGTGAAGTAGAGTTAACCGCAAGCGGTGCTACAGCTGTTGATACTGGAGAATTTACAGGAAGAAGCCCAAAAGATAAATATTTTGTAAAACAGGCTCCAAGTGATCAATATATAGCGTGGGGAAGCATAAATCAGCCGATCTCTCTAGATACATTTAAAAAATTAGAAGCATTCACAAAAGATGAACTTTCAAAAAAAGACGAATTATATGTTGTTGACGTTTTCGTAGGAGCAAGCAAAGAAAGCAGAAGAGGCATCAGATTCGTAACACCTATAGCATGGCAGGCACATTTTGTTATGAATATGTTTATATTGCCTTCTGAAGAGGAAAAAGCAAACTTTAAACCTGATTTCACCTTCTTGGTTGCCGGAAAAGCCAGATATCCTGAATGGAAAGAAGAAGGTCTTAACAGCGATATTTTCGTTGCTTTTAATATAGAGGAAAATCTTGCCGTAATGAGCGGAACATTATATGGTGGCGAACTTAAAAAAGGTATATTTACTATGATGAATTACTGGCTGCCGCTTGAAGGGAAACTTTCAATGCACTGTTCTGCAAACGTTGGTGAAAAAGGAGATGTCGCTCTTTTCTTCGGACTAAGCGGCACAGGAAAAACTACTTTATCAACAGATCCGAAAAGAAAACTTATAGGTGATGACGAACACGGATGGGACGATAAAGGCGTATTTAACTTTGAAGGCGGATGCTACGCAAAAGTAATCAACCTTGATAAAGACAGCGAGCCTGAAATTTACGGTGCGATTAGAAAAGGTGCATTGCTTGAAAACGTTGTTATTAACGAAAACGGAGAAGTAGACTATACAGACGGAAGCAAAACGGAAAATACAAGAGTATCATATCCTATAGAACATATTGAAAACCATGAATGCACCTTACAGGGAGGACACCCGAAAAATATTATATTCTTAAGTGCAGACGCATTCGGTGTTTTACCTCCTGTAAGCAAACTTACAAAAGAACAGGCAATGTATTATTTTCTAAGCGGTTATACTGCAAAAGTTGCAGGAACTGAAAGAGGTATTACCGAGCCTGTAGCAACATTCAGCGCATGTTTTGGCGAGCCTTTCTTACCGTTACACCCTACTGCTTATGCAAAACTTCTGGGAGAAAAAATAGACAAACACGAAGTTAACGTTTATCTTGTAAATACCGGGTGGACAGGAGGTCCTTACGGAATTGGCCACAGAATGAGCATTAAAGACACAAGAGCGTGTATTAATGCGATTCTTGACGGAAGCATAAATGATGCGGAATTTGAAGTGCTTCCGGTATTTGATCTGCAAATTCCAAAAGAACTGCCGGGTGTAAATACAAAAGTATTAAATCCGAGAAATACATGGGAAAATAAAGACGAATACGATGCTCAGCTTAAAAAACTTGCAAGTATGTTTGTAGAAAACTTCAAAAGATACGAAGACGTACCTGAAGGAAAAGAGTTCGAAAAAGCAGGTCCAAAAATATAA
- a CDS encoding cytochrome d ubiquinol oxidase subunit II: MTWAPITVDATHFYLQFYWWIIVAVLGGLFLFMTFVQGGQTLFHVAKTEVEERGILNSLGRKWELTFTTLVMFGGALYAAFPLFYSVSFGGAYWVWMLILFAFVLQAVSYEYMNRSNNLIGKGAYKFFLYFNGLVGIVLIGAAVGTFFTGSNFTYDPATRVLEWGTAANGFNLRGLEAAIDFRHGAWFNLAMGVLVFAVARILGALWLINDLDDNDFADVIARLRAVVKRCFIVLLVALVIVLYGLITMKGYAYNIHDPKGTVSLVAGKYLQNLLAFGAIQLIVFLVGVVLFVLGVFQSGFGSSKKGIWAAGLGTVLIGIIVFTLAGLNGTAFYPSYADLQSSLTIQNASGSKYTLMVMAWVSVAVPFVLGYIIYVWYQMKKAGPITKEEILTDDHAY, from the coding sequence ATGACTTGGGCACCAATTACAGTGGACGCAACGCATTTTTATCTACAGTTTTACTGGTGGATAATCGTTGCGGTTCTTGGAGGACTATTCTTATTTATGACATTTGTTCAAGGTGGACAAACACTATTTCACGTAGCTAAAACTGAAGTGGAAGAGAGAGGTATCTTAAATTCACTTGGTAGAAAATGGGAACTTACATTTACAACATTAGTTATGTTCGGTGGTGCGTTATACGCGGCATTCCCACTATTTTACTCAGTATCATTCGGTGGTGCTTACTGGGTATGGATGTTAATTCTTTTCGCATTCGTACTTCAGGCGGTATCATATGAATATATGAACAGAAGCAACAACCTTATCGGTAAAGGCGCATATAAATTTTTCCTATATTTCAACGGTTTAGTTGGTATCGTTTTAATCGGTGCAGCTGTTGGTACATTCTTTACAGGTTCAAACTTTACTTACGATCCTGCTACAAGAGTTTTAGAATGGGGAACTGCTGCAAACGGATTCAACCTAAGAGGTCTTGAAGCTGCTATCGACTTCAGACACGGTGCATGGTTTAACCTTGCAATGGGTGTATTAGTTTTTGCAGTAGCTAGAATTTTAGGAGCGTTATGGCTAATTAACGACCTTGACGATAATGATTTTGCAGATGTAATCGCAAGACTAAGAGCGGTAGTAAAAAGATGTTTCATCGTTTTACTTGTAGCTTTAGTAATTGTTCTTTACGGTTTAATTACCATGAAAGGTTATGCATACAATATTCATGATCCAAAAGGTACTGTTTCATTAGTTGCAGGTAAATATTTACAAAACCTATTAGCATTCGGTGCTATTCAGTTAATCGTATTCCTAGTAGGTGTTGTTTTATTTGTTCTTGGTGTATTCCAAAGCGGATTCGGTAGTTCTAAAAAAGGTATCTGGGCTGCAGGTTTAGGTACAGTATTAATCGGAATTATCGTATTTACATTAGCCGGTCTTAACGGTACAGCGTTTTATCCAAGCTATGCTGACTTACAAAGCAGTTTAACTATTCAAAACGCATCTGGTTCTAAATATACACTAATGGTTATGGCATGGGTTAGTGTTGCTGTTCCTTTTGTTTTAGGATACATTATTTACGTTTGGTATCAAATGAAAAAAGCTGGTCCTATTACAAAAGAAGAAATCTTAACTGATGACCATGCATATTAA
- a CDS encoding cytochrome ubiquinol oxidase subunit I — translation MVDYSMLEWARAQFAMTALFHFFFVPFTLGMSFIVAFFETIYVKTGKAEWKEITQFWQLIFGINFAIGLSTGIIHEFEFGTNWSTYSWVVGDLFGAPLAVEGIVAFFLEATFAAIAFFGWKRVSKGVHLTASWLLAIGSNLSALWILIANGFMQHPSSEFYRYNIDNARLEMTNFFAMITQPVAQVKFLHVVSSAYTLAAVFVLGISSLYLLRGKHKEFAKKSATVAAAFGLIASIFTAVIGDEHAYEVANTQPTKIASAEGLIVGEKGAPIVAIGIPKTVDPRTTASNDQAFAFKIELPGMLSLLGKRNINAFVPGLKDLVNGNPKYGIWPFEKLHEEGAIAIEALKAYHIAKARGDKAGMEAAKAKFYAPVATVDGVTVTRADLMGYGYLTDPTKLYPPVAPVFYSFHIMVALGFWFILLFILAYVAIIKGTFENNTLVQKLAVLSVPLPWIGTSFGWMTAEIGRQPWTVFGILPTSESVTPIALTNVQATFFMFLTAFVILGIAELKILFTVVKNGPKGAH, via the coding sequence ATGGTAGATTACAGCATGCTTGAATGGGCGAGAGCCCAGTTTGCTATGACGGCACTTTTCCACTTTTTCTTCGTACCGTTTACTCTCGGTATGTCGTTTATAGTAGCGTTTTTTGAAACGATTTACGTAAAAACTGGAAAAGCTGAATGGAAAGAAATTACGCAATTTTGGCAGTTAATCTTCGGTATTAACTTTGCAATCGGTTTATCTACAGGTATTATTCACGAATTTGAGTTTGGAACAAACTGGTCTACATACTCATGGGTTGTTGGTGACTTATTCGGAGCACCATTAGCGGTTGAAGGCATTGTTGCGTTCTTCTTAGAAGCGACATTTGCGGCTATCGCATTCTTCGGATGGAAAAGAGTTAGCAAAGGAGTTCACTTAACTGCATCTTGGCTGCTTGCAATAGGTTCAAATCTTTCTGCATTATGGATTCTTATTGCAAACGGATTTATGCAGCATCCAAGCAGCGAATTCTACAGATACAATATAGACAACGCTAGACTTGAAATGACAAACTTTTTTGCAATGATTACTCAGCCTGTTGCACAGGTTAAGTTCTTACACGTTGTGAGCAGCGCATATACATTGGCAGCTGTATTCGTTCTTGGTATTTCATCTTTATATCTGCTTAGAGGCAAACATAAAGAATTTGCAAAAAAATCTGCAACAGTTGCAGCAGCATTCGGTTTAATCGCATCAATCTTTACAGCGGTAATCGGTGACGAACACGCATATGAAGTAGCGAACACACAGCCTACTAAAATTGCTTCGGCAGAAGGTCTGATCGTAGGTGAAAAAGGTGCACCAATAGTAGCGATCGGTATTCCTAAAACAGTAGATCCTAGAACTACTGCTAGCAATGATCAGGCATTTGCATTTAAAATCGAACTTCCTGGAATGTTGTCACTTCTTGGGAAAAGAAATATCAATGCATTTGTGCCAGGTTTAAAAGATTTAGTAAACGGAAATCCTAAATACGGAATCTGGCCGTTTGAAAAATTACATGAAGAAGGTGCTATCGCAATTGAAGCACTTAAAGCATACCATATTGCTAAAGCAAGAGGAGACAAAGCCGGAATGGAAGCTGCAAAAGCTAAATTCTATGCACCAGTTGCGACAGTTGACGGTGTAACTGTTACAAGAGCAGACTTAATGGGATACGGATATTTAACTGACCCTACTAAACTGTATCCGCCTGTAGCACCAGTATTCTATTCATTCCATATCATGGTTGCACTTGGATTCTGGTTCATTTTACTATTCATTTTAGCTTACGTTGCAATCATAAAAGGTACTTTCGAAAACAATACACTTGTTCAAAAACTTGCGGTACTTTCAGTTCCGTTACCATGGATCGGTACAAGTTTCGGATGGATGACTGCAGAAATCGGAAGACAGCCTTGGACAGTATTCGGTATTTTACCGACAAGCGAATCTGTTACACCAATCGCCTTAACAAATGTGCAAGCAACATTCTTTATGTTCTTAACAGCATTCGTAATCCTTGGTATTGCAGAGCTTAAAATCCTATTTACGGTCGTTAAAAACGGACCAAAAGGAGCGCACTAA
- a CDS encoding DUF4492 domain-containing protein — protein MIKRILFFYIDGFKNMSSIGQRLWLIIIIKLVVIFVVLKVFFFPTLNSKVKGKEAQKALYINQLTKITADKQKKEE, from the coding sequence ATGATTAAACGCATTCTGTTTTTTTACATTGACGGTTTTAAAAACATGTCAAGCATCGGTCAAAGACTTTGGCTGATAATCATTATTAAGTTGGTTGTGATTTTTGTAGTGCTTAAAGTTTTTTTCTTTCCTACTTTAAACTCTAAAGTAAAAGGGAAAGAAGCTCAAAAAGCGCTTTACATCAATCAATTGACTAAAATCACAGCCGACAAACAAAAAAAGGAGGAATAG
- a CDS encoding class II SORL domain-containing protein, with protein sequence MPKINRYQDISQIDREAKKDYIDRHSPFVHCEDTAKKGEKFKVKVKVGNEYSHPDDFDHYIAYVQLWNGETLLGQATFTPGTLGNQKDHVEVDFYIVPTSNKLKLTAMAYCTKHGLWESEVKEVTISE encoded by the coding sequence ATGCCAAAAATTAACAGATATCAAGACATTTCTCAAATAGACAGAGAAGCAAAAAAAGACTACATCGACAGACATTCACCATTCGTACACTGTGAAGACACAGCTAAAAAAGGTGAAAAATTTAAAGTTAAAGTTAAAGTCGGAAACGAATACTCTCATCCGGACGATTTTGATCATTACATCGCATATGTTCAATTATGGAACGGTGAAACACTGTTGGGACAGGCGACATTTACACCTGGAACACTTGGTAATCAAAAAGACCACGTTGAAGTTGACTTCTACATTGTTCCTACTTCAAACAAACTAAAACTTACTGCTATGGCTTACTGTACTAAACACGGTTTATGGGAAAGCGAAGTTAAAGAAGTTACCATATCAGAATAA
- the rnhA gene encoding ribonuclease HI produces MKSIEIFTDGSSLGNPGPGGWCAILRYKGHEKILKGGEDHTTNNRMELTAVIEALKALKEPCEINLYSDSTYVLKGLSEWLEGWIKKDFKNVKNPDLWKEFINVSKKHKINVNWVKGHSGHKENEICDKIAKEEAEKRKK; encoded by the coding sequence ATGAAAAGTATAGAAATTTTTACGGACGGAAGCTCCCTGGGGAATCCCGGACCCGGCGGATGGTGTGCTATTTTGAGATATAAAGGACATGAAAAAATTTTAAAAGGCGGAGAAGATCATACTACAAACAACAGAATGGAACTGACAGCTGTAATTGAAGCTCTCAAGGCATTAAAAGAGCCCTGTGAAATTAATCTTTATTCCGATTCCACTTATGTGCTTAAAGGGCTTAGCGAATGGCTTGAGGGATGGATAAAAAAAGATTTTAAAAACGTAAAAAACCCGGATTTGTGGAAAGAGTTTATAAATGTAAGCAAAAAGCATAAAATTAATGTGAACTGGGTGAAAGGGCATTCCGGACACAAGGAAAATGAAATTTGTGATAAAATTGCAAAAGAGGAAGCTGAAAAAAGGAAAAAATAA
- a CDS encoding HDOD domain-containing protein — protein sequence MLISQEDIKKYLSQVPPIPENAMKALKYLKEGDLKKAAQEAENDLVLKKQIEHVVNSAYFSLPNKVEDTVQLFTMIGIEMAKSLVYSYIVSLLEPKEWKIFNINFKDFQAQFLASYEEYMILEFGKETYKKYPEIGAIIPVAVCVCDMLLGDKKDKLDLILESSPLEIGTLLKRMTGVTLFGIAAEIAKIWELEEEKCEIIKNSECIKCENPISALTHFLFFYMASKPQFMDLNSLIEFNPKCMDLIPKTTQRIMNAD from the coding sequence ATGCTTATTTCCCAGGAAGATATTAAAAAATACCTTTCACAGGTGCCGCCTATTCCAGAAAATGCAATGAAAGCGTTAAAATATTTAAAAGAAGGCGATTTGAAAAAAGCGGCACAGGAAGCCGAAAACGATCTTGTATTAAAAAAGCAGATTGAACATGTTGTTAATTCCGCATATTTTTCTCTGCCTAACAAAGTTGAAGATACTGTGCAGCTGTTTACAATGATAGGTATTGAAATGGCCAAAAGCCTAGTATACAGTTATATTGTTTCACTTTTAGAGCCAAAGGAATGGAAAATATTCAATATTAATTTTAAAGATTTTCAGGCTCAGTTTCTTGCTTCGTATGAAGAATATATGATTTTGGAATTTGGAAAAGAGACATATAAAAAATATCCGGAAATAGGAGCAATTATACCTGTGGCGGTGTGCGTATGCGATATGCTGCTCGGAGACAAAAAAGATAAACTTGATTTAATATTGGAATCTTCCCCTCTGGAAATCGGAACTCTTCTTAAAAGAATGACTGGAGTAACGCTTTTTGGTATTGCGGCTGAAATAGCGAAAATCTGGGAACTTGAAGAGGAAAAATGCGAAATAATCAAAAACAGCGAATGTATTAAATGTGAAAATCCGATCAGCGCTCTTACGCATTTTCTGTTTTTTTACATGGCCAGTAAGCCTCAGTTTATGGATTTAAACTCTTTAATAGAATTTAATCCTAAATGTATGGATTTAATACCTAAAACAACACAAAGGATAATGAATGCAGATTAA
- the rnc gene encoding ribonuclease III → MQIKELEKSLGYQFKNEKLITEALTHRSYKKEVNNERLEFLGDAVMDLIVGEYLFHLFPKAEEGTLSKLRAALVNEDSFTRLAKRLNLGKFLYLSPAEENNNGREKPSILSSAFEAVIGAIYLESGFEKAKDVALKLLKEEFPIITPEELLKDYKTTLQEITQAHFGVVPEYRLISASGPDHKKEFEIGVFIQDKEYARAKGKSKKTAQQEGARLTIDMLKKELNL, encoded by the coding sequence ATGCAGATTAAGGAATTAGAAAAGAGCTTGGGGTATCAGTTTAAGAATGAGAAATTGATAACCGAGGCTCTGACACACAGAAGTTATAAAAAAGAGGTAAACAACGAAAGGCTTGAATTTTTAGGCGATGCGGTTATGGATCTGATTGTAGGGGAATATCTTTTTCATCTTTTTCCAAAAGCAGAAGAAGGGACACTTTCGAAATTAAGAGCCGCTCTTGTAAATGAGGATTCTTTTACTAGGCTTGCAAAAAGACTTAATTTAGGAAAATTTTTATATCTCTCTCCTGCCGAAGAGAATAATAACGGAAGGGAAAAGCCGTCTATTCTTTCAAGCGCTTTTGAAGCGGTAATAGGTGCTATTTATCTTGAGTCCGGGTTTGAAAAAGCAAAAGACGTGGCTCTTAAACTGTTAAAAGAAGAATTTCCTATTATTACGCCTGAAGAGCTTCTTAAAGATTATAAAACCACTCTTCAGGAGATTACACAGGCACATTTCGGGGTTGTTCCCGAGTACAGGCTTATAAGTGCGAGCGGACCTGATCACAAAAAAGAGTTTGAAATCGGAGTGTTTATTCAAGACAAAGAGTATGCCAGAGCAAAAGGTAAAAGTAAAAAAACCGCACAGCAGGAAGGTGCAAGGCTTACTATCGATATGCTGAAAAAAGAGCTTAATTTATAA